Genomic segment of Streptomyces sp. NA02950:
GGTGCTGCTGCCGATGACACTCGGTCCGCGCTGGCTCGACGTGGTCTCGCACTTCGTGCCGTTCCGCTATCTGGTGGACGGTGTGCGGGCCGCCTTCGCCGGTGAGTACGGGAACGGCAAGATCGCCCTGGCCTCGCTGGTCGCCACCGGGCTCGCGGTGGTGGCGGTGACGCTGGGCGCCCGGCTCTTCCGGCAGGCCGGGGCCTAAGCGCTCCGCGGGAAGTGCCGCGAAGTGCCGTCGTTCGGCCGCGGCTGCCTCGTGGCCGGGCACGCCCACGCGGCGGAGCCGCACACCGGCACAGCCCCGCGCCCCTTCGGGGCGCAACCGAACCGCACAGGACGTCGGCGAGACGGCGCGTAGGCTCGGACCCATGGTCAATCTCACCCGCATCTACACGCGCACCGGGGACTCGGGCACCACCGCCCTCGGCGATATGAGCCGCACCGCCAAGACCGATCTGCGGATCTCCGCCTACGCCGACGCGAACGAGGCGAACGCCGCGATCGGGGTGGCCATCGCGCTGGGCGGGCTGCCCGCCGAGATCACCAAGGTCCTGGTCCGCGTCCAGAACGACCTGTTCGACGTGGGCGCGGACCTGTCCACCCCGGTGGTGGAGAACCCGGCCCATCCGCCGCTGCGCGTCGAGCAGAGCTACATCGACAAACTGGAGGCGGACTGCGACCGCTTCCTGGCCGACCTGGAGAAGCTGCGCAGTTTCATCCTCCCCGGCGGCACCCCCGGCGCCGCCCTGCTGCACCAGGCGTGCACGGTCGTCCGCCGCGCCGAACGCTCCACCTGGGCGGCGCTGGAGACCCACGCGGACGTCATGAATCCGCTCACCGCCACCTATCTCAACCGGCTGTCGGACCTGCTGTTCATCCTGGCCCGTTCGGCCAACAAGGAGGTCGGCGACGTGCTGTGGGTGCCCGGCGAGAACCGCTGACGCCCCGGGCGGCACATCACGTACCCCTACGGGGCCGGGACCGGGCGCTCCCCGGTCCCGGCCCCGCCGACGGTGCCCCTCACTCCAGGAGCGAGGACCGGGTCCGATCGGGCTCCCGCTTCGGCCACAGCGTGTAGCTCATCGCGATGACCGCGTTGATGCCGATGGCGAACAGCATCTTCGTCTGCCACTCCCGCAGTGAGCCGATCTCCCCGTCGTCCCCCACGTACCAGATCGCCCCCTGCAACAGCGCCAGCGCGATCACCGCCGCCAGCATCCAGCGCAGCGCGGTCCGCCACTCGTGCGCCGCCCGCGCCATCCCGTACTTCGGCGGCTTGACCGGCGGCGGACCGCCGAAGAAGCGATGCGCCACCCGGGCGTCCGCCCATGTGATCGTCTGATGGCCCAGAGCCACCGAGAAGCCGATGTACACGGCGGCGAGCCCGTGCTTCCAGTCCGGTTCGGCACCGTGCTTGAGGTCGATCACGGTCGCCACGAACAGCACCAGCTCCAGCAGCGGCTCGCACAACAGCACCGCGACGCTCGCCTTCGGCAGCTTCGCCAGGTACCGCAGGGCCAGTCCACCGGCCAGCAGTACCCAGAAGCCGACCTCACAGGCGACGATCAGCGCGACAATCACGGATGGCTCCTCTCGCTCTCCCCCTCAACGGTCCCGTGCGATCCGGGCCGTCGCGTCGTCGGAGGCGATGAGAGCCGACTGCATCCTTCGATGTACCCGCGGTCCGCCCGCACCCGCCCGGGAGCGGAGGTTCCGCCCCCGCCGCCCGTGATGGGATGGCTTCATGCCGTCCCGCCCGCGTCTGCTCCAGCGTCCGCACCGCGACGATGTACTGATCAGCCTCGCCGGACTGGTCGGCGGACTGATCATGTGGTCGCTCGGGCTGGTCAGCGGGGACTCCTTCCGCCGGGAGCCGGAGGCCCTGACGCTCGTCCCGCTGGTCGTCATGGCCGGGGCCGAGCTGCTGCGCAGAACCGCGCCCGCGGTCGCGCTGTGCGTGGCCGTGCCCGCCCTCGCCGGTGACCAGCTGGCGGGCTCGCTGATCGCCACCATCGCGATGTTCACCGATGTGCTCTACGCGGCCGTGGTGTACGGAACCCCCGCGATGGCCCGCAAGATCTCCCTGGCCACGGTCTATCTGACGGTCGTGGCCACGGTCGTGCCGATCGCGGTCCTCCGCACCCCGGTGTCCCTGCTGATCGGGATCGCCGTCGGGCTGGTGGTGCTGACCCCCGCCTGGACCGGCTGGGCCATCCGCGAGCACCGCGAGGCCGCCGCCGCCGAACGGCTGCGCGCCGAACAGACCGCGCTCCTGGCCGAGTTGGACCGCCGGGAGGCGGTCACCGCCGAACGCGCCCGGATGGCCCGTGAACTCCACGACATGGTGGCCAACCACCTGTCCGCCATCGCCATCCACTCCACCGCCGCGCTCTCCCTGAAGGACACCGCCGCCACCGAACAGGCCCTCGGCGTCATCCGGGAGAACAGTGTGCGCGGCCTCGCCGAGATGCGGCGGCTGATCGGCCTGCTGCGCGACGCCGGGGACGAGGGCGCACCGGCCCCCGCGCCCACCCTCGACGCCCTGGACACCCTGCTGGACCAGGCCCACTCCACGGCCGCCGCGGGCTCCGGCGGCCAGGAGTTCGTCCTGCGCGACGAGCGCCCCGACGGCACCGCCCCGCTGCCCGCGCCGGTCGAGCTGGCCGCGTACCGCATCGTGCAGGAGTCCCTGACCAACGCGGTCAAGCACGCCGCGCCCGGCCGGGTGGACGTGACCCTGGCCCGTCTCCCGGACGGTCCGCTGGAGGTCAGCGTCACCAGCCCGTACGGCGCGGACCGCGCGGCGCCCCGGGCGCCCGGCTCCGGCACCGGGCTGATCGGGATGCGCGAACGGGTCTCCCTGCTCGACGGCACCCTCGACGCCGGACCGGCCGACGGCCCCTCGGGCACGGTCTGGCGGGTCCGGGCCGCGCTGCCGCTCAGCGCCGAGAACACCCAGAACCCCAGCGACACCGCCCCTCCGCCCATCGAACAGGAGCCGCAGTGACCCAGCAGGCCACCCCGCCGCGGACGATCCGTGTGCTTGTCGCCGAGGACCAGGCCGCGGTGCGCTCCGGGCTTGTCCTCATCCTGCGGTCGGCGCCCGGGATCGAGGTGGTCGGCGAGGCGACCGACGGCCGCCAGGCGGTGGACATGGCCCGCGCGCTTAGCCCCGATCTGGTCCTGATGGATGTACAGATGCCGCGCCTGGACGGGGTGTCGGCCACCCGTGAGGTGGTCCGCGCACAGCTCGCCGATGTGCTGGTGCTGACCACCTTCGACCTCGACGAGTACGTCTTCGGGGCGCTGCGCGCGGGCGCCGCCGGCTTTCTGCTCAAGGACAGTGACGCGGCGACGCTGATCGAGGCGGTCCGCACGGTCGCCCGCGGGGAGGGGCTGATCGCCCCGGCGGTGACCCGCCGTCTGATCGCCGAGTTCGGCCGGGCGGGATCCGCGGCCGCGTCGTCCGGCGGCGCCGATCCGTCGGCACTCGCCGCGCTCACCCCGCGCGAGCGCGAGGTGCTCGGCTGTGTGGGGCAGGGACTGTCGAACGCGCAGATCGCGGAACGGCTGACCATGGCGGAGGCCACCGTGAAGACCCATGTCAGCAGGGTGCTGGGGAAGCTGGAGCTGCGCAGCCGGGTACAGGCCGCGGTACTGGCCCAGGAGCTGGGCGTGGAGGGGCCTTAGGCCAGCCTTAGGCCACGTTGACCCGTCGGCCGGGCGGGGCCGCCTCGAGCCAGGCCAGAAAGCCGGTCAGGGCGTCCTCGCTCATCGCCAGCTCCAGCCGGGTGCCGTTGTGCAGACAGGCGAGCACCAGCGCGTCGGAGAGCAGCGCGAGCTCCTCCTCGCCCTTGGGCGTACGCCGTTCCAGCACCTCGATGGCGTCCCGCTCCAGCACCTGCCGGGGCCGGAAGGCGTAGGAGAAGACGCGGAACCACTCGACACGGTCACCGTTGTAGCGGGCGACTCCGTACACCCACCCCTTGCCGCTGGGCTCGGACCGGTCTTCGCCTCCGTCCGCGCTCCAGCGCAGCGAGCAGTCGAAGGTTCCGCCGGAGCGCTGGATCAGCCGCCGTCGCAGACCGAAGACGAAGAGTCCCACCACCACCAGCGCGACGACCACGCCGCTCACAAGCAGAGCGAGGACCATCTTCACCGACCTCCTCGCGTCATCCGGAAAACCGCACCTGCATTACCTCAGCCGCGGACCGCTGAAGCAAAATTCCAGCGAGGTCCGCGGCTGAGGTTCTCGACCGTACGTGACAGGCTCAGTGCACTCCCGCCACCGCGCGCAGCCGGACGTCGGCGCGCCGCTCGGCGGCGGCGTCCGCCTCCGACTTGGCACGCTCCAACGCCCGCTCCGCACGCTTGACATCGATTTCGTCGGACAGCTCCGCGACCTCGGCCAGCAGCGAGAGCTTGTCGTCCGCGAACGAGATGAACCCGCCGTGCACCGCGGCGACGACGGTTCCGCCGTCGCTCGTACGGATGGTCACCGGGCCGGACTCCAGGACACCGAGCAGCGGCTGGTGGCCGGGCATCACGCCGATGTCACCCGATGTGGTGCGCGCGATGACCAAGGAGGCCGTGCCGGACCAGACACTACGGTCCGCCGCGACCAGCTCGACATGCAGCTCAGCAGCCAACGTGGCTCCTCGGGTCTACCTGCCGGGTACGACAGGGCTTCGTTACAGAATAACGGGCGTGCGGAGAGGGGCGGGACCGGGCCCACCCCTCTCCCATGAGCACAGGGCTCAGGAGACGCCCAGCTCCTTGGCCTTCGCCTTCAGGTCGTCCAGGCCACCGCACATGAAGAACGCCTGCTCCGGGAAGTGGTCGAACTCACCGTCGGCGATCGCGTTGAACGCGGCGATGGACTCGTCCAGCGGGACGTCCGATCCGTCGAGACCGGTGAACTGCTTCGCCGCGTGGGTGTTCTGCGACAGGAAGCGCTCGATACGGCGGGCACGGAAGACGGTGAGCTTGTCCTCCTCGCCGAGCTCGTCGATACCCAGGATGTTGATGATGTCCTGGAGGTCCTTGTACTTCTGCAGGATCGACTTCACGCGCGAGGCGCAGTCGTAGTGGTCCTGCGAGATGTAGCGCGGGTCCAGGATCCGGGACGTCGAGTCCAGCGGGTCCACCGCCGGGTAGATGCCCTTCTCCGAGATCGGCCGGGAGAGCACCGTCGTCGCGTCGAGGTGCGCGAAGGTG
This window contains:
- a CDS encoding cob(I)yrinic acid a,c-diamide adenosyltransferase, with protein sequence MVNLTRIYTRTGDSGTTALGDMSRTAKTDLRISAYADANEANAAIGVAIALGGLPAEITKVLVRVQNDLFDVGADLSTPVVENPAHPPLRVEQSYIDKLEADCDRFLADLEKLRSFILPGGTPGAALLHQACTVVRRAERSTWAALETHADVMNPLTATYLNRLSDLLFILARSANKEVGDVLWVPGENR
- a CDS encoding sensor histidine kinase, which translates into the protein MPSRPRLLQRPHRDDVLISLAGLVGGLIMWSLGLVSGDSFRREPEALTLVPLVVMAGAELLRRTAPAVALCVAVPALAGDQLAGSLIATIAMFTDVLYAAVVYGTPAMARKISLATVYLTVVATVVPIAVLRTPVSLLIGIAVGLVVLTPAWTGWAIREHREAAAAERLRAEQTALLAELDRREAVTAERARMARELHDMVANHLSAIAIHSTAALSLKDTAATEQALGVIRENSVRGLAEMRRLIGLLRDAGDEGAPAPAPTLDALDTLLDQAHSTAAAGSGGQEFVLRDERPDGTAPLPAPVELAAYRIVQESLTNAVKHAAPGRVDVTLARLPDGPLEVSVTSPYGADRAAPRAPGSGTGLIGMRERVSLLDGTLDAGPADGPSGTVWRVRAALPLSAENTQNPSDTAPPPIEQEPQ
- a CDS encoding response regulator transcription factor, translated to MTQQATPPRTIRVLVAEDQAAVRSGLVLILRSAPGIEVVGEATDGRQAVDMARALSPDLVLMDVQMPRLDGVSATREVVRAQLADVLVLTTFDLDEYVFGALRAGAAGFLLKDSDAATLIEAVRTVARGEGLIAPAVTRRLIAEFGRAGSAAASSGGADPSALAALTPREREVLGCVGQGLSNAQIAERLTMAEATVKTHVSRVLGKLELRSRVQAAVLAQELGVEGP
- a CDS encoding DUF2550 domain-containing protein, which produces MVLALLVSGVVVALVVVGLFVFGLRRRLIQRSGGTFDCSLRWSADGGEDRSEPSGKGWVYGVARYNGDRVEWFRVFSYAFRPRQVLERDAIEVLERRTPKGEEELALLSDALVLACLHNGTRLELAMSEDALTGFLAWLEAAPPGRRVNVA
- a CDS encoding F0F1 ATP synthase subunit epsilon, with the translated sequence MAAELHVELVAADRSVWSGTASLVIARTTSGDIGVMPGHQPLLGVLESGPVTIRTSDGGTVVAAVHGGFISFADDKLSLLAEVAELSDEIDVKRAERALERAKSEADAAAERRADVRLRAVAGVH